A portion of the Granulosicoccus antarcticus IMCC3135 genome contains these proteins:
- the hslU gene encoding ATP-dependent protease ATPase subunit HslU, with amino-acid sequence MSNMTPREIVQELDKHIIGQANAKRAVAIALRNRWRRQQLDDSLKNEITPKNILMIGPTGVGKTEIARRLAKLANAPFIKVEATKFTEVGYVGRDVESIIRDLADVALKETREQAMQKLRNRAEDAAEERVLDILLPPATKVGFSVEETTESSTRQKFRKKLREGDLDDKEIEIEVRQQSAGVEIMAPPGMEEMSQQLQGMFQNMGGGQAKKRKLPIREAIKHLIDEEAAKLLNEDEIKAQALENIEQNGIVFIDEIDKVARGGERTSGADVSREGVQRDLLPLIEGSTVSTKFGMVKTDHILFIACGAFHLSKPSDLIPELQGRLPIRVELEALTTQDFQRILSEPDASLSEQAIALMGTEKVNLEFTNDGISRIAEVAWQVNESTENIGARRLHTVMERLLESASFDASDSAGTTVTVNADYVDSHLGNLVQDVDLSRYIL; translated from the coding sequence ATGTCCAACATGACACCGCGCGAGATCGTACAAGAGCTCGACAAGCACATCATCGGCCAGGCCAACGCCAAGCGCGCAGTGGCAATTGCACTGCGCAATCGCTGGCGCCGGCAGCAGCTTGATGACTCTCTCAAGAACGAGATCACGCCCAAGAACATTCTGATGATCGGGCCAACAGGTGTTGGCAAGACAGAAATTGCGCGTCGCCTGGCTAAACTGGCGAATGCGCCTTTCATCAAGGTCGAGGCCACCAAATTTACCGAAGTAGGTTATGTCGGCCGTGATGTCGAATCGATTATTCGCGATCTGGCAGATGTGGCGCTCAAGGAGACTCGTGAGCAGGCCATGCAAAAATTGCGCAACCGGGCTGAAGATGCTGCCGAGGAGCGCGTACTGGATATCCTGCTGCCACCCGCCACGAAGGTGGGTTTCAGTGTTGAGGAAACCACGGAAAGCAGCACCCGGCAGAAATTTCGCAAAAAACTGCGTGAAGGCGATCTGGATGACAAGGAAATCGAAATAGAGGTCCGACAACAGTCCGCTGGCGTAGAAATCATGGCGCCACCGGGAATGGAAGAAATGTCGCAGCAGCTGCAGGGCATGTTTCAGAATATGGGTGGTGGCCAGGCCAAGAAGCGCAAACTGCCCATTCGTGAGGCGATCAAGCATCTGATTGATGAGGAAGCAGCCAAGCTACTCAACGAGGATGAAATCAAGGCGCAGGCCCTGGAGAATATCGAGCAGAACGGTATCGTGTTCATCGATGAAATCGACAAGGTGGCACGTGGTGGCGAACGTACCAGCGGTGCGGATGTTTCACGCGAAGGTGTGCAGCGTGATCTGCTACCTCTGATAGAAGGCAGTACCGTGTCGACCAAGTTCGGTATGGTCAAGACGGATCACATTCTGTTCATTGCCTGTGGTGCCTTTCACCTGTCCAAGCCTTCAGATCTGATTCCCGAACTGCAAGGACGTTTACCGATCAGAGTCGAACTGGAAGCACTTACCACGCAGGATTTCCAGCGCATACTCAGCGAACCCGATGCATCACTGAGCGAGCAGGCCATTGCCTTGATGGGCACCGAAAAAGTGAATCTGGAATTTACCAACGATGGTATTTCACGAATCGCCGAAGTGGCCTGGCAGGTTAATGAGAGCACCGAGAATATTGGCGCTCGTCGTCTGCATACCGTGATGGAGCGTTTGCTGGAATCAGCTTCCTTCGATGCTTCTGATTCGGCTGGCACAACCGTTACCGTCAATGCAGACTATGTCGACAGCCACCTGGGCAACCTGGTGCAGGATGTCGATCTGAGTCGGTATATCCTGTAA
- the ubiE gene encoding bifunctional demethylmenaquinone methyltransferase/2-methoxy-6-polyprenyl-1,4-benzoquinol methylase UbiE: MSVIDSQDKHDVNDDKTHFGYQTVDADAKAGMVGQVFDSVAAKYDVMNDLMSFGVHRIWKRFTIDQSGVRPGQSILDIAGGTGDLAGKFSKRVGKDGLVVLADINSSMLRVGRDKLMDIGLVGNIDFTQANAEALPFEDDTFDCITIAFGLRNVTDKDKALVSMNRVLKPGGRLLILEFSKPVLPLLSKAYDAYSFAALPIMGKLVANDAESYRYLAESIRMHPDQETLKSMMDDAGFGVTSYHNLTGGIVALHKGFKI, encoded by the coding sequence ATGTCGGTGATTGATAGCCAGGACAAGCATGACGTGAACGACGACAAGACACATTTTGGCTATCAGACAGTAGATGCCGATGCCAAGGCTGGCATGGTAGGCCAGGTATTCGATTCGGTAGCGGCCAAGTACGACGTCATGAACGATCTCATGTCCTTTGGCGTGCATCGTATCTGGAAACGTTTCACCATAGATCAATCGGGTGTTCGTCCTGGTCAGTCGATTCTGGATATTGCCGGTGGTACCGGCGACCTGGCCGGCAAGTTCTCGAAGCGCGTTGGCAAAGACGGTCTGGTTGTACTCGCTGATATCAACTCATCCATGTTGCGGGTAGGACGCGATAAGCTGATGGATATTGGTCTTGTGGGCAATATCGATTTTACCCAGGCCAATGCCGAGGCCTTGCCTTTCGAGGACGATACCTTTGATTGCATTACGATCGCTTTTGGTCTGCGTAATGTGACAGACAAGGACAAGGCGCTGGTATCCATGAATCGGGTGTTGAAGCCAGGCGGGCGTTTACTGATTCTGGAGTTCTCCAAGCCTGTATTGCCATTGTTGAGCAAGGCCTACGACGCCTACTCTTTTGCGGCACTGCCAATAATGGGAAAACTGGTGGCCAACGATGCCGAGAGCTATCGGTATCTGGCCGAGTCGATTCGCATGCATCCGGACCAGGAGACGCTCAAGAGCATGATGGACGATGCCGGTTTTGGTGTCACCAGCTATCACAACCTGACGGGTGGCATCGTAGCCTTGCACAAGGGTTTCAAGATCTAG
- a CDS encoding gamma-butyrobetaine hydroxylase-like domain-containing protein: protein MARPTDIKLHQKSRVLELHFDDGFECNLTCEYLRVNSPSAEVQGHGPGQEVLQVGKENVGITALTPSGNYALKIHFDDGHDSGLFTWQYLHGLGKHYEENWQRYLDKLQAAGKSRKA from the coding sequence ATGGCAAGACCTACTGACATCAAACTACACCAGAAGAGCCGGGTGCTGGAACTGCATTTTGACGATGGCTTCGAGTGCAACCTGACCTGTGAGTATCTGCGGGTAAACTCGCCATCGGCCGAGGTGCAGGGGCATGGACCCGGTCAGGAAGTACTGCAGGTAGGCAAGGAAAATGTTGGCATCACGGCGCTGACACCCAGCGGCAACTATGCTCTGAAAATCCATTTTGATGATGGCCACGATTCAGGCCTGTTCACCTGGCAGTACCTGCATGGTCTGGGCAAGCATTACGAGGAAAACTGGCAACGTTATCTGGACAAGCTTCAGGCTGCTGGCAAGTCACGTAAAGCCTGA
- a CDS encoding ubiquinone biosynthesis accessory factor UbiJ, with amino-acid sequence MPLPMPLNVFLEQTIEVLLKLDPETRERLETLDGKLIRVNVTSPPMSVTVSVTDGRVYVVADATEVADTTISGSLAALRSLPGGNEALYRGEVTLEGDLGAGQELKQIIAGIDPDWEELVSPLVGDTLAYRLGTAGRHLGAWLERTRSSLQQNTSEYLQEEAELLAPNSEVRDFCNQIDDVRARADRLEARLRKLERATARDAT; translated from the coding sequence ATGCCGCTACCTATGCCACTGAACGTTTTTCTTGAGCAAACCATTGAGGTGTTGCTCAAGCTGGACCCGGAGACTCGTGAAAGACTCGAGACTCTGGATGGCAAACTGATCAGAGTCAATGTGACCTCCCCGCCCATGTCGGTTACCGTATCGGTGACCGACGGGCGGGTGTATGTGGTTGCCGATGCCACAGAGGTTGCAGATACGACGATCAGTGGTTCGCTTGCGGCGTTGCGATCTCTACCGGGTGGCAATGAGGCTTTGTATCGGGGAGAGGTCACTCTGGAAGGAGACCTGGGCGCCGGACAGGAGCTGAAGCAGATCATCGCTGGTATTGATCCGGATTGGGAAGAACTGGTCTCACCTCTGGTGGGCGATACTCTGGCATACAGACTGGGTACTGCAGGTCGCCACCTTGGGGCCTGGCTGGAGCGAACCCGATCAAGCTTGCAACAGAACACCAGCGAATATCTTCAGGAAGAAGCTGAATTGCTGGCACCCAATTCGGAAGTACGTGATTTCTGTAATCAGATCGATGACGTTCGCGCGCGAGCCGATCGGCTAGAGGCGCGATTGCGCAAGCTGGAACGGGCTACGGCGAGGGATGCTACATGA